Proteins encoded by one window of Ursus arctos isolate Adak ecotype North America unplaced genomic scaffold, UrsArc2.0 scaffold_22, whole genome shotgun sequence:
- the LOC113269443 gene encoding olfactory receptor 52D1-like, which translates to MLVQNRTSFHPTTFLLLGIPGLEAAHVWIFIPFCLVYLLALMGNCVLVFIIKMDPGLHEPMYLFLCMLSLNDLMLSTSALPKILSLFWFNDREISFKACLTQIFFIHSLSTMESGFLLAMAFDRYVAICNPLRHSTILTHGVIMALSLAIVLRGIILLTPHPFLLMRLPYCKTNIITHTYCEFMALIKLACANTRIHRLYGLILAFLSGGLDFILIICSYVLILHAVFQLPSKEARLKTLSTCGSHAWVILVFYIPAFFSFITHRFGQNIAPHIHIFTANIYLLIPPMMNPIIYGVKTKNIRDRFLKVFKNTYV; encoded by the coding sequence ATGTTAGTTCAAAATAGAACCAGTTTCCACCCAACTACTTTCCTCCTCCTTGGAATCCCAGGGCTGGAGGCTGCTCATGTCTGGATCTTCATCCCCTTTTGCCTGGTCTACCTACTGGCTCTGATGGGGAATTGTGTCCTTGTGTTCATCATCAAGATGGACCCCGGTCTTCACGAGCCCATGTATCTCTTCCtctgcatgctctctctgaatGACTTGATGCTTAGCACCAGTGCCCTTCCCAAGATTCTCAGCCTCTTCTGGTTCAATGACAGAGAAATTAGCTTTAAAGCTTGCCTCACCCAGATATTCTTCATCCACTCTCTGTCCACCATGGAGTCGGGATTTTTATTGGCCATGGCCTTTGACCGatatgtggccatctgcaaccctCTCAGGCACTCCACCATCCTTACACATGGAGTGATCATGGCTTTGAGTTTGGCCATTGTCCTGCGTGGAATTATCCTGCTGACTCCTCATCCTTTCTTACTGATGAGGCTTCCCTACTGCAAAACCAACATCATCACCCATACCTACTGCGAATTTATGGCCCTGATCAAGCTGGCCTGTGCCAACACCAGGATCCACAGACTCTATGGCTTAATCCTTGCCTTCCTTTCAGGTGGGCTGGACTTCATATTGATAATCTGCTCTTATGTTCTCATTCTTCATGCTGTATTTCAACTCCCATCAAAGGAGGCTAGACTCAAGACCTTAAGCACATGTGGCTCTCATGCTTGGGTCATCTTAGTGTTCTACATTCCTGCCTTTTTCTCCTTCATCACCCACAGATTTGGTCAGAACATAGCTCCGCACATCCACATCTTTACAGCCAACATTTATCTTCTTATCCCTCCGATGATGAACCCTATCATCTACGGtgtcaaaaccaaaaatatccGGGATAGGTTtcttaaagtctttaaaaacaccTATGTTTGA
- the LOC113269444 gene encoding olfactory receptor 52E2-like translates to MLDLNSTAFTNPITFFLMGIPGLEDLHIWISIPFCSMYIVALMGNILILFIIKTETVLHEPMFYFLSMLAITDLILSTSTLPKMLGVFWFNYHEISFHACLTQMFFIHAFSGVESGLLVAMALDRYVAICNPLRHSSILTNSVVAQVGMVALLRGLVLMIPHPFLVRRWPYCQSTVVSHTYCEHMAVVKLACADISINSLYSLAVIILIVGTDVTCISLSYVQILRTVFNLPSNDTRLKTLSTCGSHVCVILTFYIPALFSFLTHRFSKHIPRHTHILLANMYLLVPPMLNPIIYGVRTRQIRECVLQLFTTKIS, encoded by the coding sequence ATGCTTGACTTGAATTCTACTGCATTCACCAATCCTATTACCTTCTTCCTGATGGGCATACCTGGTCTAGAAGACTTGCATATTTGGATATCCATCCCTTTCTGCTCAATGTATATTGTTGCCCTCATGGGAAACATACTCATCCTTTTCATCATCAAAACTGAGACTGTTCTCCATGAGCCcatgttctattttctttccatgttgGCCATCACAGACCTCATCTTGTCAACCTCCACTCTTCCCAAGATGTTGGGTGTATTCTGGTTCAATTATCATGAAATCAGCTTCCATGCCTGCCTTACTCAGATGTTTTTCATCCATGCTTTCTCTGGGGTGGAGTCAGGGCTTCTTGTGGCCATGGCACTCGACCGGTATGTGGCAATCTGCAATCCACTGAGACACTCATCCATTCTCACAAATTCTGTGGTGGCTCAGGTTGGCATGGTGGCTCTTCTACGTGGGTTAGTACTAATGATACCACATCCCTTCCTGGTGAGGAGATGGCCGTACTGCCAGTCCACTGTAGTCTCCCACACATACTGTGAGCACATGGCTGTGGTGAAATTGGCTTGTGCTGACATTTCCATCAATAGTCTTTATAGTTTGGCGGTCATTATCTTAATCGTTGGGACTGATGTGACATGTATCTCTCTGTCTTATGTACAGATACTTCGTACCGTATTTAATCTCCCTTCCAATGATACCAGGTTGAAGACCCTCAGCACTTGCGGATCCCACGTATGTGTCATCCTCACCTTCTACATCCctgctcttttctccttcctcacccACCGTTTTAGTAAGCATATACCTCGCCATACCCACATCCTGCTGGCCAACATGTACTTGTTGGTACCCCCGATGCTGAACCCTATCATCTATGGAGTAAGGACTAGACAGATCCGAGAATGTGTTCTACAATTATTCACGACTAAAATCAGCTGA